A genomic segment from Bradyrhizobium sp. CB1015 encodes:
- a CDS encoding CHASE3 domain-containing protein: MTAEGRRRRAFWQILLFAAGLLVLTVISAGSVYLVNKAREDSKWVVHTIEVENQINALLLEIRRAESGARGYLLTGGDNFRADHDKAVAAIIPALDKLTRQSVDNPGQRENVEKLSAAIEIRLSQFAQEMAFIQQGQPDKATALVREAASQDATARIATVASTMIQEEERLFRLRTANSDSSQTLAASMTGIGSGLVVALALISIWLVRRSARVRDEAEARLRDANLNLEAVVDERTADLREANDEIQRFAYIVSHDLRSPLVNIMGFTSELEELGSDIFRRIGSLVHVPAGGAPLAPAAPGEIALEGADKQLSEDFSEALGFIKSSIAKMDRLISAILNLTREGRREFQPVKIDTRELIEAIVATLAHQAAEARAEIHLEPLPDLVSDRLALEQIFSNLIDNAIKYLKPGVPGEIRIRGRTKLGYAIFEVSDNGRGIDPKDHQRIFDLFRRAGTQDKPGQGIGLAHVRALVRRLGGTMSVSSELNAGSTFTITLPIAWNVSNRNRDR; the protein is encoded by the coding sequence GTGACGGCTGAAGGCCGCCGACGGCGCGCATTCTGGCAGATCCTGCTGTTCGCAGCGGGCCTCTTGGTGCTGACCGTGATCAGCGCCGGCTCCGTCTACCTCGTCAACAAGGCGCGCGAGGACAGCAAATGGGTGGTTCACACCATCGAGGTGGAGAACCAGATCAATGCCCTGCTGCTGGAGATCCGACGCGCAGAGAGTGGCGCTCGTGGCTACCTGTTGACCGGGGGAGACAACTTCAGGGCTGACCATGACAAGGCCGTGGCCGCCATCATTCCGGCCCTCGACAAGCTCACGCGCCAGAGCGTCGATAATCCGGGGCAACGCGAGAATGTCGAGAAGCTGAGCGCGGCCATCGAAATCCGGCTCAGCCAGTTCGCGCAGGAAATGGCCTTCATCCAGCAAGGCCAGCCGGACAAGGCCACGGCACTGGTGCGTGAGGCGGCTTCCCAGGACGCCACGGCGAGGATCGCCACCGTCGCCAGCACGATGATCCAGGAGGAGGAGCGGCTGTTCCGCCTCCGCACTGCCAACTCCGACAGCAGCCAGACCCTGGCCGCCTCCATGACCGGTATCGGCTCCGGCCTCGTGGTGGCGCTGGCGCTGATCTCGATCTGGCTGGTGCGGCGTTCGGCACGTGTACGCGACGAGGCCGAAGCGCGCCTACGCGATGCCAACCTCAATCTGGAGGCCGTCGTCGACGAGCGCACGGCGGACCTGCGCGAAGCCAACGACGAGATCCAGCGCTTTGCCTATATCGTCAGCCACGATCTGCGCTCGCCGCTCGTCAACATCATGGGCTTCACGAGCGAGCTCGAAGAGCTCGGCAGCGACATCTTCCGCCGCATCGGCAGCCTCGTGCACGTGCCCGCGGGGGGAGCGCCGCTCGCGCCGGCCGCGCCGGGGGAGATCGCGCTCGAAGGCGCCGACAAGCAGCTCTCGGAGGATTTCTCCGAAGCGCTCGGCTTCATCAAATCGTCGATCGCCAAGATGGACCGGCTGATCTCGGCCATCCTCAACCTCACCCGGGAGGGCCGGCGCGAATTCCAGCCGGTGAAGATCGACACGCGCGAGCTGATCGAGGCCATCGTGGCGACGCTGGCGCACCAGGCGGCCGAGGCGCGGGCCGAGATCCACCTCGAGCCCCTGCCGGACCTCGTAAGCGACCGTCTCGCCCTCGAGCAGATCTTCTCCAATCTGATCGATAACGCGATCAAATATCTCAAGCCCGGCGTGCCCGGCGAGATCAGAATCCGCGGGCGGACCAAGCTCGGCTACGCTATCTTCGAGGTCAGTGACAACGGCCGCGGCATCGATCCGAAGGACCACCAGCGGATATTCGACCTGTTCCGCCGCGCGGGAACCCAGGACAAGCCCGGCCAGGGCATCGGTCTTGCGCATGTGCGAGCACTTGTGCGTCGCCTCGGCGGCACCATGTCGGTATCATCGGAACTGAATGCGGGCAGCACCTTCACGATCACGCTGCCGATCGCCTGGAACGTGAGCAACCGGAACCGAGATCGATGA
- a CDS encoding sensor histidine kinase, translating to MNQRTPTLLYIDDDEALARLVDRGLTRRGYRVVHAASGEEGLERIRRAGAEGGIDVVALDQYMPGLDGLETLEQIMSIPDAPPVVFVTASQDSSIAVTALKAGAADYLVKDVQGDFIPLLHVAAEGALRQAELQRAREEAEAEIHASRDRYAALAAERELLLREVNHRVGNSLQIIASLLHLQASSAAQEEVKAALTNAMGRVAAVAQVHRRLYTSQDLKSVVLNQYLDSLLEDLRRSAEGNRMSRLTLKAEPIEIDPDRAVAVGIIVNELVMNAVKYAYPDGAGPIHVELISQGDDLLLSITDDGVGDNVKADPRSTGMGQRIVAAMATKLDATVERDPTHSGTRVVLKFGRMPASVAKASSAAAS from the coding sequence ATGAACCAGCGCACGCCGACACTGCTCTACATCGACGACGACGAGGCGCTGGCGCGCCTGGTCGATCGCGGCCTGACGCGGCGCGGCTACCGGGTCGTCCATGCCGCGAGCGGCGAGGAAGGCCTCGAGCGCATCCGCCGCGCCGGTGCTGAAGGCGGCATCGATGTCGTCGCGCTCGATCAGTACATGCCGGGCCTCGACGGGCTCGAGACGCTCGAGCAGATCATGTCGATCCCGGATGCGCCGCCGGTCGTGTTCGTCACCGCCTCGCAGGATTCCAGCATCGCGGTGACCGCGCTCAAGGCGGGAGCGGCCGACTATCTGGTCAAGGACGTTCAGGGCGACTTCATCCCGCTGCTCCACGTCGCCGCCGAAGGCGCGCTGCGCCAGGCCGAGCTGCAGCGCGCGCGCGAGGAAGCCGAGGCCGAGATCCACGCCTCGCGCGACCGCTACGCGGCGCTCGCCGCCGAACGCGAGCTCCTGCTGCGCGAGGTCAACCATCGCGTCGGCAACTCGCTCCAGATCATCGCCTCGCTGCTGCACCTGCAGGCGAGCTCCGCCGCGCAGGAGGAGGTCAAGGCGGCGCTGACCAATGCGATGGGCCGCGTCGCCGCGGTGGCGCAGGTGCACCGCCGCCTCTACACCTCGCAGGACCTCAAGAGCGTGGTCCTCAATCAATATCTGGACTCGCTGCTCGAGGATCTCCGCCGCTCTGCCGAAGGCAACCGCATGTCGCGCCTGACGCTGAAGGCCGAGCCGATCGAGATCGATCCGGACCGCGCGGTCGCCGTCGGCATCATCGTCAATGAGCTGGTGATGAACGCGGTGAAATACGCCTATCCCGACGGCGCCGGCCCGATCCATGTCGAGCTGATCTCCCAAGGCGACGATCTCCTGCTCTCGATCACCGACGACGGGGTCGGCGACAACGTCAAGGCCGATCCGCGCTCCACCGGCATGGGCCAGCGCATCGTCGCGGCCATGGCCACCAAGCTCGACGCCACGGTCGAGCGCGATCCCACGCATTCCGGAACCAGGGTCGTGCTGAAGTTCGGCCGCATGCCCGCAAGCGTCGCCAAGGCCAGCTCCGCTGCGGCGAGCTGA
- a CDS encoding glutathione S-transferase family protein, translating into MSRFRLHCVGASGNSFKVALFLNCAGLDWEPVGVDFAGGETRTPDWRAATNVMGEVPVLEVEGRHMSQSGAILLWLAETHGVFAPGPEDVFEARRWLLFDNHKFTSNFAQHRFQRCFMPEPAHPAVLAYLRARTESAFSIVDRHLSDRRFMLGDRPTIVDFSLLGYLYYPTEETGFDLGATFPAIEAWRRRVAELPGWKPPYEMMPVGNSPPYVR; encoded by the coding sequence ATGTCGCGATTTCGGCTGCACTGTGTCGGAGCTTCGGGCAACTCGTTCAAGGTCGCGCTCTTCCTCAACTGCGCCGGGCTGGATTGGGAGCCGGTCGGCGTCGACTTCGCCGGTGGTGAGACCCGCACGCCTGACTGGCGGGCCGCAACCAACGTGATGGGCGAAGTGCCCGTGCTCGAGGTGGAGGGCCGGCACATGAGCCAATCAGGTGCGATCCTGCTGTGGCTCGCCGAGACTCACGGCGTCTTCGCCCCGGGTCCGGAGGACGTATTCGAGGCGAGACGCTGGCTGCTGTTCGACAACCACAAATTCACGTCGAACTTTGCTCAGCACCGGTTTCAACGCTGCTTCATGCCTGAGCCTGCGCATCCGGCCGTACTCGCCTATCTGCGCGCACGTACCGAAAGCGCCTTCTCGATCGTCGACCGACACCTCTCCGACCGCCGCTTCATGTTGGGCGACCGGCCGACCATCGTCGATTTCTCGTTGTTGGGCTATCTCTACTATCCAACCGAGGAGACGGGGTTTGATCTTGGCGCAACCTTCCCGGCCATTGAGGCGTGGCGCCGCCGCGTCGCTGAGCTGCCGGGCTGGAAACCGCCTTACGAGATGATGCCCGTCGGCAACTCACCCCCGTACGTGCGCTGA
- a CDS encoding DUF5343 domain-containing protein, producing MGVLPYTTATGNVEKALLGIKAAATPEKVTQDFVKTILKIPGGSGDQMTALLKKLGFVNPDGTPSDIYKKFRNNGSTGTAAADALRTGYAALFKRNEFWPVLEDSELRGLIIEETGQDADSNVVTMTLNTIKGVKKFANFDRTNEVTPIPSGEKQAPLTPNFALPSPPSVGLNLGYTINLNLPATSDIAVFNAIFKSLKENLLKSSDENG from the coding sequence ATGGGCGTGCTGCCGTACACCACAGCGACTGGAAATGTTGAGAAGGCGTTGCTGGGCATTAAGGCCGCTGCCACTCCCGAAAAAGTCACGCAAGACTTTGTGAAAACGATCCTGAAAATTCCAGGCGGGTCTGGTGATCAGATGACTGCGCTGCTCAAGAAGCTGGGGTTTGTGAACCCGGATGGAACGCCATCCGACATCTACAAGAAATTCAGAAACAACGGTAGCACTGGTACGGCCGCGGCCGACGCCCTGCGAACGGGGTACGCGGCCCTGTTCAAACGCAATGAATTTTGGCCTGTGCTGGAAGACAGCGAACTCCGAGGCTTGATAATTGAGGAAACAGGTCAGGACGCCGACTCGAATGTCGTGACGATGACTTTAAATACGATCAAAGGAGTGAAGAAGTTCGCCAACTTCGACAGAACCAACGAGGTCACGCCGATCCCGTCCGGCGAAAAGCAAGCTCCTCTTACTCCGAATTTTGCTTTGCCTTCCCCACCAAGCGTTGGACTCAACCTTGGTTACACGATCAATCTAAATCTGCCAGCCACTTCCGACATCGCTGTGTTCAATGCGATCTTCAAAAGCTTGAAGGAAAACCTATTGAAGAGTTCAGATGAAAACGGATGA
- a CDS encoding response regulator, which yields MTQPVTIIMIEDDEGHARLIERNIRRSGVNNEIVSFATGTEAMRHLFGADGSGLVQKGNALLILLDLNLPDMTGIDILKQIKENKYLKASPVVVLTTTDDSQEIKRCYELGCNVYITKPVNYENFANAIRQLGLFFSVIQVPPAAT from the coding sequence ATGACCCAGCCTGTCACCATCATCATGATCGAGGACGACGAGGGCCATGCCCGCCTGATCGAGCGCAACATCCGCCGCTCGGGCGTCAACAACGAGATCGTCTCCTTCGCCACCGGCACCGAGGCCATGCGGCACCTGTTCGGCGCCGACGGCTCCGGGCTTGTGCAGAAGGGTAACGCGCTCCTGATCCTGCTCGACCTCAACCTCCCCGACATGACCGGGATCGACATCCTGAAGCAGATCAAGGAGAACAAATATCTGAAGGCCTCGCCCGTGGTGGTGCTGACCACCACCGACGATTCCCAGGAGATCAAGCGCTGCTACGAGCTCGGCTGCAACGTCTACATCACCAAGCCCGTCAACTACGAGAATTTCGCCAACGCCATCCGGCAGCTCGGGCTGTTCTTCTCGGTCATCCAGGTCCCGCCCGCCGCCACATGA
- a CDS encoding GlxA family transcriptional regulator, with amino-acid sequence MIGILIFPDFQLLDAAGPISVFEIAARASGKAPALRVLAAKPGLVRSTSGVEMMARDFKTANAITTLVIAGGSGVAEAAHCEITRAFVQRLARRGVRVASVCSGAFVLAEAGLLDGRRATTHWGRTREFVARFPKVKFEPDRIFTRDGNVWTSAGISAGIDLALAMVTEDHGEEIAQATARQLVLYHRRSGGQSQFSSLLELKAPNGRFGALLAWARENLDAPLTVEDLADRAGMSARHFARAFAAETGTTPSKAIERLRLEVARERVQSSREAIERVAETTGFRDPERMRRAFIRAYGQPPQALRRAARAG; translated from the coding sequence ATGATCGGCATCCTGATCTTCCCGGACTTTCAGCTGCTCGATGCGGCAGGTCCGATCTCGGTTTTCGAGATCGCGGCGCGCGCGTCCGGCAAGGCGCCAGCCCTCCGCGTGCTGGCGGCGAAGCCAGGGCTGGTGCGCAGCACGTCGGGTGTCGAGATGATGGCGCGTGACTTCAAGACGGCGAACGCGATCACGACACTGGTCATAGCCGGCGGTAGCGGCGTTGCGGAGGCCGCGCACTGCGAGATCACGCGGGCGTTCGTGCAGCGGCTGGCAAGGCGCGGCGTGCGGGTCGCGAGCGTCTGCTCGGGCGCCTTCGTGCTCGCCGAGGCGGGGCTGCTCGACGGCCGCCGCGCCACCACGCATTGGGGGCGGACGCGCGAGTTCGTCGCGCGCTTTCCCAAGGTCAAGTTCGAGCCGGACCGGATCTTCACCCGCGACGGCAATGTCTGGACCTCGGCCGGGATCTCCGCCGGTATCGATCTCGCGCTCGCGATGGTCACCGAGGACCATGGCGAGGAGATCGCGCAGGCGACCGCGCGCCAGCTCGTGCTCTATCACCGCCGCAGCGGCGGGCAGTCGCAATTCTCGTCGCTGCTGGAGCTGAAGGCGCCGAACGGTCGCTTCGGCGCGCTGCTAGCCTGGGCGCGCGAAAATCTCGACGCGCCGCTGACGGTGGAGGATCTCGCCGACCGCGCCGGCATGAGCGCACGGCACTTCGCCCGCGCTTTCGCCGCCGAGACCGGCACGACGCCCTCCAAGGCGATCGAGCGGCTCAGGCTCGAAGTCGCGCGCGAGCGCGTGCAGTCCTCGCGCGAGGCGATCGAACGCGTGGCGGAAACCACCGGCTTCCGCGACCCCGAGCGCATGCGGCGCGCCTTCATCCGCGCGTACGGCCAGCCGCCGCAGGCACTGCGGCGCGCGGCGCGCGCGGGGTAG
- a CDS encoding NADH:ubiquinone oxidoreductase subunit NDUFA12, which yields MKQFFLKFFTWWNGQTFGTQLWTRRYGELVGQDEQGNRYYRTRGGAIDPTLGFERRWVIYNGYAEASRIPPSWHGWIHHVVDKPPTEIDYQPREWEKPHQPNLTGTAKAYRPSGSTLASGRRPKATGDYQPWTPG from the coding sequence ATGAAACAATTCTTCCTCAAGTTCTTCACCTGGTGGAATGGCCAGACGTTTGGCACCCAGCTCTGGACCAGACGGTATGGCGAGCTGGTCGGCCAGGACGAGCAGGGCAACCGTTACTACCGCACCCGTGGCGGGGCGATCGATCCGACGCTCGGTTTCGAGCGGCGCTGGGTGATCTATAATGGCTACGCGGAAGCGAGCCGGATTCCGCCGTCCTGGCATGGCTGGATCCACCACGTCGTCGACAAGCCGCCGACCGAGATCGATTACCAGCCGCGCGAGTGGGAAAAGCCGCACCAGCCGAATCTCACCGGCACGGCGAAGGCCTATCGTCCCTCCGGCTCGACGCTTGCCAGCGGCAGGCGTCCCAAGGCGACCGGCGACTATCAGCCCTGGACGCCCGGCTAG
- a CDS encoding Na+-dependent transporter encodes MPSLLEAALALPLRALTWLGGQGTRAVAAIAFIAVAVPPLGALLRPYVTEAIFLLLCISFMRVDLVALYGHLRRPALVAAATAWTTIGVPLIVALLAHGSGLDRSSPGLFLALMLQGMASPMMAAPALAALIGLDATLPLVTLVTATALVPFTASLFASLFLGGMLSISPLALGLKLLGILAASLLAATVIRRLFGTDAIQRHKRPIDGFNIVILLVFASAVMGDVAHDFVADPLFAIGVALLAFAVYFTLLAVTTLIFRRAGTERAFAIGLMVSQRNLGLMLAATAGALPPTTWLYFALTQFPIHLAPYMLMPIARRVIVRADTSGGAAAKSTS; translated from the coding sequence ATGCCCTCCCTCCTCGAAGCCGCCCTCGCCCTTCCCCTGCGCGCCCTGACCTGGCTCGGCGGCCAGGGCACGCGCGCGGTGGCGGCGATCGCCTTCATCGCGGTCGCGGTGCCGCCGCTCGGCGCGCTGCTGCGCCCCTATGTCACCGAGGCGATCTTCCTTCTGCTCTGCATCTCCTTCATGCGCGTCGATCTCGTCGCGCTGTACGGCCATCTGCGCCGGCCGGCGCTGGTCGCGGCCGCCACGGCCTGGACCACGATCGGCGTGCCGTTGATCGTCGCCCTGCTCGCCCATGGAAGCGGGCTCGACAGAAGCTCACCCGGACTCTTCCTCGCGCTGATGCTCCAGGGCATGGCTTCGCCGATGATGGCAGCGCCGGCGCTCGCGGCGCTGATCGGCCTCGACGCCACGCTGCCGCTGGTCACGCTGGTCACCGCGACCGCGCTGGTGCCCTTCACCGCCTCGCTGTTCGCGAGCCTCTTTCTCGGCGGCATGCTCAGCATCTCACCGCTCGCGCTCGGCCTGAAGCTGCTCGGCATCCTCGCCGCATCGCTGCTTGCCGCCACCGTCATCCGCCGCCTGTTCGGCACCGATGCGATCCAGCGCCACAAGCGGCCGATCGACGGATTCAACATCGTCATCCTGCTGGTCTTCGCATCCGCCGTCATGGGCGACGTGGCGCACGATTTCGTCGCCGATCCGCTGTTTGCGATCGGCGTCGCACTGCTGGCCTTCGCGGTCTATTTCACCCTGCTGGCCGTGACGACGTTGATCTTTCGCCGCGCCGGCACCGAGCGCGCCTTTGCGATCGGCCTGATGGTGTCACAGCGCAATCTGGGCCTGATGCTGGCGGCCACCGCCGGCGCATTGCCGCCCACCACCTGGCTCTATTTCGCGCTGACGCAGTTTCCAATTCACCTTGCGCCGTACATGCTGATGCCGATCGCGCGGCGGGTGATAGTGCGCGCCGATACGTCAGGCGGGGCGGCGGCAAAGAGCACGAGCTAG
- the aat gene encoding leucyl/phenylalanyl-tRNA--protein transferase — translation MTSRDSAPSEITPAVLLRAYACGIFPMAESADDPTLFWVEPELRGVIPLDGFRVASRLARTVRSDQFRVTVNTAFKATIAGCAAPQVGREDTWINKRIRDLYGGLFELGHCHSVEAWQGDELVGGLYGVSLGRAFFGESMFHNVRDASKVALVHLVARLIHGGFELLDTQYVTEHLKSFGAVEISRRRYTALLDKALAGEAGDFLRLSAGDAIPGARALEIIASRQ, via the coding sequence ATGACTTCGCGCGACTCCGCCCCGTCTGAAATCACACCGGCCGTGCTGCTGCGCGCTTATGCCTGCGGCATCTTTCCGATGGCGGAAAGCGCCGACGATCCGACCCTGTTCTGGGTCGAGCCGGAGCTGCGCGGCGTCATCCCGCTCGACGGCTTCCGCGTCGCCTCGCGCCTCGCGCGCACCGTGCGCTCGGATCAGTTTCGCGTCACCGTCAACACCGCGTTCAAGGCGACCATCGCCGGCTGCGCGGCGCCTCAAGTGGGACGCGAGGACACCTGGATCAACAAGCGCATCCGCGACCTCTATGGCGGGCTGTTCGAGCTCGGCCATTGCCACAGCGTCGAAGCCTGGCAGGGCGACGAGCTCGTCGGCGGTCTCTACGGCGTCAGCCTGGGCCGGGCCTTCTTCGGCGAGAGCATGTTCCACAATGTGCGCGATGCTTCGAAGGTCGCGCTGGTGCATCTGGTCGCGCGGCTCATTCACGGCGGCTTCGAGCTGCTCGACACCCAATATGTCACCGAGCACCTGAAGAGCTTCGGCGCCGTCGAGATCTCGCGGCGACGCTACACCGCGCTGCTCGACAAGGCGCTGGCCGGCGAAGCCGGCGATTTCCTGAGGCTCTCCGCCGGCGACGCGATCCCGGGCGCACGCGCCCTCGAGATCATCGCTTCGCGGCAATAA
- a CDS encoding DUF2155 domain-containing protein, with the protein MSNEPDSLLKPREMFKTFSLTGLAALLAATALTAATPAQAQIGTIFSDPPPLRPPGNIPRGQPQPQPMPEDDEEVPELPPQGRVLPSRPMPPPGRQGNVMPGPVETQPLAPPPGSTLAPPNQPPSAAIAPPGPPAAPGQRQPQQKGGPGGAVPQTPASLQPGDEVVTEPPAQKIVNKKATFSGLDKITGRIINFDEEIGETVQFGALRVKTNACYTRPATEAANTDAFVEVDEITLQGEVKRIFSGWMYAASPGLHGVEHPIYDIWLTDCKEPQQTVATAAPDPAAAKPPPPPPAQKKAAPKQVQQRPPQPLPPIQQQQPAPPPPPPPEQRPGLFGIPGFGR; encoded by the coding sequence ATGTCCAACGAGCCCGATTCGCTGTTGAAGCCGCGCGAAATGTTCAAAACCTTTTCCCTGACCGGACTTGCGGCGCTTTTGGCCGCCACCGCACTGACGGCTGCGACGCCGGCTCAGGCGCAGATCGGCACGATCTTCTCCGATCCGCCGCCGCTGCGGCCGCCCGGCAACATTCCGCGGGGACAGCCCCAGCCGCAGCCGATGCCCGAGGACGACGAAGAGGTGCCGGAGCTGCCGCCGCAGGGCCGGGTGCTGCCGTCGCGCCCGATGCCGCCTCCGGGCCGGCAGGGCAACGTGATGCCGGGGCCGGTCGAAACCCAGCCCCTGGCGCCGCCGCCGGGCTCCACCCTCGCGCCGCCGAACCAGCCGCCATCCGCCGCGATCGCTCCGCCGGGCCCTCCGGCTGCGCCGGGTCAGCGCCAGCCCCAGCAGAAGGGCGGGCCGGGTGGCGCCGTGCCGCAGACGCCGGCCAGCCTGCAGCCGGGCGACGAGGTCGTGACCGAGCCGCCGGCCCAGAAGATCGTGAACAAGAAGGCGACTTTCTCCGGCCTCGACAAGATCACCGGGCGCATCATCAATTTCGACGAGGAGATCGGCGAGACCGTCCAGTTCGGTGCGCTCCGCGTCAAAACCAACGCCTGCTACACGCGTCCGGCAACTGAAGCGGCCAACACCGACGCCTTCGTCGAGGTCGACGAGATCACCTTGCAGGGCGAGGTGAAGCGGATCTTCTCGGGCTGGATGTACGCGGCAAGCCCCGGCCTGCACGGCGTCGAGCATCCGATCTACGACATCTGGCTGACCGACTGCAAAGAGCCGCAGCAGACCGTCGCCACCGCGGCACCGGATCCGGCCGCGGCAAAGCCGCCGCCACCGCCGCCCGCGCAGAAGAAGGCCGCCCCGAAGCAGGTGCAGCAGCGCCCGCCGCAGCCGCTGCCGCCGATCCAGCAGCAGCAACCGGCACCGCCGCCACCGCCCCCACCGGAGCAGCGGCCGGGTCTGTTCGGCATTCCCGGGTTTGGCCGCTAA
- a CDS encoding Swt1 family HEPN domain-containing protein translates to MKTDDYLRSFGMSGLIVTEELKGIEQKFEVELGHVPRASQQSAADYYPQFEQSVRQEAAQMAQHYELFYCLEQGIRKLIIEAMEDAAGTNWWEEKTPQQIRDEVKRLRKAEVDSGVTRRSDRAIDYTTFGQLSVIISSNWPLFEPILKSPRAVEKVMSSLNLLRGPIAHCCPLSEDEIDRLHLTVKDWFRMIG, encoded by the coding sequence ATGAAAACGGATGATTATCTTCGCTCGTTCGGAATGTCCGGTCTCATCGTCACCGAAGAACTGAAGGGCATTGAGCAGAAATTCGAGGTTGAACTCGGCCATGTACCCCGGGCATCGCAACAGAGCGCAGCCGACTACTATCCTCAGTTTGAGCAATCAGTGCGTCAAGAAGCCGCTCAGATGGCGCAGCATTATGAGCTGTTTTACTGCCTTGAGCAGGGGATCAGAAAACTTATCATTGAAGCAATGGAGGACGCTGCCGGCACCAACTGGTGGGAGGAAAAGACACCTCAACAGATTCGCGACGAGGTGAAGCGCCTACGCAAGGCAGAGGTCGATAGCGGCGTGACACGAAGGTCGGACCGCGCAATCGACTACACCACCTTTGGACAGTTGTCGGTAATCATCAGTTCGAATTGGCCTCTGTTCGAACCAATCCTCAAGAGCCCGCGTGCCGTAGAGAAGGTGATGAGCAGCCTCAACCTTTTGCGGGGCCCGATTGCTCATTGCTGTCCCCTATCAGAGGACGAAATCGATCGCCTCCACCTCACGGTCAAAGACTGGTTCAGGATGATCGGTTGA
- a CDS encoding DJ-1/PfpI family protein, translating into MSSPLQIGILVFPRVTQLDFTGPLQVFAMVPNAKLHLIWKQIEPVPSDSVLTLTPTTTFADCPQLDVICVPGGQGTNDLLNDEDVLEFLRRQAAGAKYVTSVCTGSLALGAAGLLKGYRAATHWSAMEMLAQFGATPTKTRVCVDRNRITGGGVTAGIDFALTLVSIMVNRTTAEAIQLQMEYNPAPPFNAGSPDTAPAEVLALLRERGAQNQARRLEAVKRAAERVN; encoded by the coding sequence ATGTCGTCACCGCTCCAGATCGGAATCCTGGTATTCCCGCGCGTCACCCAGCTCGACTTCACCGGACCCTTGCAGGTGTTCGCCATGGTGCCGAACGCAAAACTGCACCTGATCTGGAAGCAGATCGAGCCGGTGCCGAGCGATTCCGTGCTGACGCTGACGCCAACCACGACCTTTGCGGATTGCCCCCAGCTCGACGTTATCTGCGTGCCAGGCGGCCAGGGCACCAACGACCTTCTCAACGACGAGGACGTGCTCGAATTCCTGCGCAGGCAGGCGGCGGGCGCCAAATACGTCACTTCGGTGTGCACGGGATCGCTCGCCCTCGGCGCCGCCGGCCTCCTGAAGGGCTACCGCGCCGCCACCCATTGGAGTGCGATGGAAATGCTCGCACAATTCGGCGCGACGCCGACGAAGACACGCGTCTGCGTCGATCGCAACCGCATCACCGGCGGCGGCGTCACCGCCGGCATCGATTTCGCGCTGACGCTGGTCTCGATCATGGTCAATCGCACCACGGCCGAAGCGATCCAGCTCCAGATGGAATACAATCCAGCCCCGCCGTTCAATGCGGGATCGCCCGATACGGCGCCGGCCGAAGTGCTGGCGCTGCTGAGGGAGCGCGGCGCGCAAAACCAGGCGCGGCGGCTCGAGGCGGTGAAACGCGCGGCTGAGCGGGTGAATTAG